The following are encoded in a window of Haemorhous mexicanus isolate bHaeMex1 chromosome 7, bHaeMex1.pri, whole genome shotgun sequence genomic DNA:
- the ADO gene encoding 2-aminoethanethiol dioxygenase codes for MPRDNMASLIQRVARQARITFRSPAGPAFGENLHRLQQLLDEVRAEDLHLAPRGPSAAAAAPGGGPPWAGVVPPVSYMHICETENFSMGVFLLRSGACIPLHDHPGMNGMLKVLYGTLRIACMDTLPAGAAAAPPPPAAGGGPCLRALFRSRQQYTPASPPCLLSPHTDNLHQIDAVDGPAAFLDILAPPYDPQHGRDCHYYRLLEGPPAGAAEPPALPREVWLMETPQAADFWCGGEPYPGPRVCL; via the coding sequence ATGCCCCGGGACAACATGGCCTCCCTGATCCAGCGGGTGGCGCGGCAGGCGCGCATCACCTTCCGCAGCCCGGCGGGCCCAGCCTTCGGGGAGAACCTGCAccgcctgcagcagctgctggacgAGGTGCGCGCCGAGGACTTGCACTTGGCGCCGCGGGGGCCGtcggccgcggcggcggcgcctgGCGGGGGTCCGCCGTGGGCCGGCGTGGTGCCTCCCGTCAGCTACATGCACATCTGCGAGACGGAGAACTTCAGCATGGGCGTGTTTCTGCTGCGGAGCGGCGCCTGCATCCCGCTGCACGACCACCCGGGCATGAATGGCATGCTGAAGGTGCTGTACGGCACGCTGCGCATCGCCTGCATGGACACGCTGCCCGCcggggcggccgccgccccgccgccccccgccgctgGCGGCGGGCCGTGCCTGCGCGCCCTTTTCCGCTCCCGCCAGCAGTACACGCCCGCCTCGCCGCCCTGCCTGCTCTCGCCGCACACCGACAACCTCCACCAAATCGACGCTGTGGACGGGCCTGCCGCCTTTCTCGACATCCTGGCGCCGCCCTACGACCCCCAGCACGGCCGGGACTGCCACTACTACCGGCTGCTGGAGGGGCCGCCGGCGGGCGCCGCGGAGCCGCCCGCGCTGCCGCGGGAGGTGTGGCTGATGGAGACCCCGCAGGCCGCCGACTTCTGGTGCGGGGGCGAGCCCTACCCTGGGCCTCGCGTCTGCCTCTGA